The proteins below are encoded in one region of Metabacillus dongyingensis:
- the queG gene encoding tRNA epoxyqueuosine(34) reductase QueG produces MNYEELKQDILSFSKSIGIDKIGFAQASVFDELKQRLIVHEQKGYHSGFEEPDLEKRTNPDLLLPGAKSIISIALAYPSKLKNAPKSTKEDRRGIFCRASWGQDYHHVLRDRLNKLEAYMRERVPNAELKSMVDTGELSDRAVAERAGIGWSGKNCAIITPEFGSYVYLGEIVTNIPFSPDTPMEDRCGSCNICVDACPTGALVQGGQLDSAKCIAFLTQTKGFLADKYRKKLGNRLYGCDTCQTVCPENKGKDFHLHAEMEPDPEIAKPKLKPLLTMSNREFKEKFGHVSGSWRGKKPIQRNAIIALAHFKDQTAIPELIQLMHKDVRPVIRGTAAWAIGSIGEKESLIDLQKALQLEEDEEVRKEIKKGISLIDA; encoded by the coding sequence ATGAATTATGAAGAGCTTAAACAGGATATTCTTTCATTCAGCAAGAGCATTGGCATTGATAAAATCGGGTTTGCGCAGGCGTCTGTTTTTGATGAACTGAAGCAGCGGCTGATTGTTCACGAACAAAAAGGATATCATTCCGGTTTTGAAGAGCCTGATCTTGAAAAGCGGACAAATCCCGATCTTCTTCTGCCAGGGGCGAAATCGATTATTTCCATTGCGCTTGCTTATCCATCCAAGCTGAAGAATGCACCAAAAAGCACGAAGGAAGATAGAAGAGGTATCTTCTGCAGAGCATCCTGGGGACAGGACTATCACCATGTGTTAAGGGATCGTCTGAATAAGCTCGAGGCATATATGCGGGAGCGGGTTCCTAACGCAGAGCTTAAGTCAATGGTTGATACAGGGGAACTGTCAGACCGGGCTGTGGCAGAGAGAGCGGGCATTGGCTGGAGCGGAAAAAACTGCGCGATCATCACTCCGGAATTTGGTTCGTATGTATACTTGGGCGAAATTGTCACAAATATCCCATTTTCGCCGGATACACCAATGGAAGACCGCTGCGGCAGCTGCAATATCTGTGTGGATGCTTGTCCGACAGGTGCGCTTGTTCAGGGCGGCCAGCTTGATTCTGCTAAATGCATCGCCTTTTTAACGCAGACGAAGGGCTTTTTAGCAGATAAATACCGGAAGAAGCTGGGAAACCGTTTATATGGCTGTGATACTTGCCAAACAGTATGTCCAGAGAACAAAGGCAAGGATTTTCATCTTCATGCAGAAATGGAGCCTGACCCTGAGATTGCAAAGCCGAAGCTTAAACCCCTTCTTACCATGAGCAACCGGGAATTTAAAGAGAAGTTTGGACATGTATCGGGGTCATGGAGAGGGAAAAAACCGATTCAGAGAAATGCGATTATTGCACTCGCGCACTTTAAGGACCAAACCGCTATCCCAGAATTAATACAGCTGATGCACAAAGATGTGCGTCCGGTCATTCGCGGAACGGCTGCATGGGCAATCGGATCAATTGGTGAAAAAGAAAGTCTGATCGACCTGCAAAAAGCCCTTCAGCTTGAAGAAGACGAAGAAGTACGGAAAGAAATCAAAAAAGGAATATCGCTTATAGATGCGTAA
- a CDS encoding amidase domain-containing protein — translation MKNNLSAAVKAKLELLINNRRAKELDIIEDSKVLLRKKKILENRNVEMVKGNASVQLQNIEKVSKREQRVSYQCHYKYFHKDQESFYLEEKTEDRIAVFQNGTIIRDYKVEHQYDETFAESDDSSNERVSFLYDRLAAVQYAERWWNTHNPKFKNFDVNCTNYVSQCLHAGGAPMRGYPGRSAGWWMQNNIWSYSWTVAHSLTLHLGNSKSGLRAKAVGAPEALMPGDVICYDFQGDGRFDHTTIVVAKDQANMPLVNANTYNSRMRYWDYEDSTAYTPNIKYKFFHIEDDSGSKK, via the coding sequence ATGAAAAATAATCTTTCAGCTGCAGTAAAAGCTAAGTTAGAGCTGCTGATCAACAATCGGCGTGCTAAAGAGCTTGATATAATAGAAGACAGCAAAGTGCTGCTGCGGAAAAAAAAGATTCTCGAAAACAGGAATGTCGAGATGGTAAAAGGAAATGCTTCCGTTCAATTGCAGAATATTGAAAAGGTATCTAAACGGGAGCAGCGTGTTTCCTACCAGTGTCATTATAAGTATTTTCATAAAGATCAGGAATCCTTTTATCTTGAAGAAAAAACGGAAGACCGTATCGCTGTATTTCAAAATGGAACAATCATCAGGGATTATAAGGTAGAGCATCAATATGATGAAACTTTTGCAGAAAGCGATGATTCTTCTAATGAAAGAGTATCTTTCTTGTACGACAGACTTGCTGCCGTTCAATATGCCGAGAGATGGTGGAACACCCACAATCCAAAGTTTAAAAATTTCGATGTAAACTGCACGAATTATGTTTCCCAGTGTCTTCATGCGGGCGGAGCTCCAATGAGAGGGTACCCGGGGCGATCAGCCGGGTGGTGGATGCAGAATAATATCTGGAGCTACAGCTGGACGGTTGCCCATTCTCTCACCCTGCATCTCGGGAATTCTAAATCAGGCTTAAGAGCGAAAGCAGTGGGAGCACCAGAAGCGTTAATGCCGGGGGATGTCATCTGCTATGATTTTCAAGGCGATGGCAGGTTTGATCATACAACCATTGTTGTTGCGAAGGATCAGGCAAACATGCCTCTTGTGAATGCAAATACGTACAACAGCAGAATGCGTTATTGGGA